In one Maniola jurtina chromosome 13, ilManJurt1.1, whole genome shotgun sequence genomic region, the following are encoded:
- the LOC123871366 gene encoding uncharacterized protein LOC123871366, whose product MTPPIELDGKNLGEKHQHLNQLVKEAIEDENYTIDEFNIEDGDIKNLLKIEVANKTRNVDYILKVLVCEDSLYVSRAIKQSLWLVTGDEYRNIINPEYLHTTLFPKMNTKSVNKFIKYIQLNLKDTTRAEQFYDYEKSPEKAVYWLPHCSSEFIHKNITKHMDHLKISLIKRLCEKNIMVLETFVNACSPISKSKVFEATVFVLNSDNIDKYLNFVEKLQNYEYPKFNKSGTNLIMRLAPKRIFDKFDNYCNYIHLPTFIKFLKNNNIKTFLLEQASKAEKQNRAAGIFNKHQLQCFFDAMPKEERFDFIKQIFIDKIHTQKSNLLTDSEIRAMSYLYNCIKNKRWYNELQLYQYAPFDVAFSHIKNLINQETQSSDKKNMFSILVLTAKHNDQNVNSLLQYFREKHLNDQFDLRYQFAKDIISQTNFHKLDQSIWNVLEDIMMPDIVDADKSIQVFIESTIIFKVLHSQKVLEIIERKFQFNSLNTYKNRLNKEDEILIFNYLYDYIKTKLLESRDFKTEQQFDDTLKILDSVLTLLNDWNKDLREYPLIISTIKDLLKAKKQNSWKKDLSILYNKNKSWKKWLFEESFELCPCQSVFVNAVKHDPTMFERYKSEAEELCLKEKENVIQFLKKIKIYWSQSLTKTWTNVFINKLNNLNNQKASSRGVCILFPRNDLLAILNKYAPENPKIDYGNINELNLNLQRCFATNMHIARPQPPPEIILLYAKGDYLKCSLPSLLSIYHNLSGAKSARYISELLNAQVSLQKHAIRFSFIKMKTHEIPALYENVWKTSKNTTIRSVLFKTVHDLVCKEKDPVGIDTLWNLLKMFIDNLTFNENKNVYDTLLKVSDTPIAIRADFFVKSYTFLKSLQTSKIEYETYNSSLKYTLFPYARDIMDTLPPSFVESILLDFINEDFIKESGSFYTMRASILVITSYLLTAKDESTQMKKYEEIFIPIVKHCTTSFKENKNRDHCIKNLEILLDKLCEDLQIYFFEKKMILPIKMFSAIKDDLEKIFSETENYLMLTKWTLALAFAKSLNGHQGNDWSSLCLAAAPQFGKDCYQILYEHSKKYFPRIYILFARALESILNLFIQNIRDASRLKIYECLIHDKDFVLGYLAALQLYPKNSSDDEECNKQVEKLRQVIFEHPSVEVKMHCHSIILET is encoded by the coding sequence ATGACGCCTCCTATCGAACTAGACGGAAAAAATCTTGGCGAAAAACACCAACACCTTAATCAACTAGTAAAAGAAGCTATTGAGGACGAAAATTATACAATAGACGAATTTAACATTGAAGATGGAGATATCAAAAATTTACTCAAAATAGAAGTAGCAAATAAAACTAGGAATGTAGATTACATTTTGAAAGTTTTAGTTTGCGAAGACTCATTGTATGTGTCGAGGGCGATCAAGCAGAGCTTGTGGTTAGTAACAGGTGATGAATACAGGAATATTATCAACCCCGAATATTTACACACCACGCTCTTTCCAAAAATGAATACTAAGAGCgttaataaatttataaaatatatacagCTCAATCTAAAAGATACAACTAGAGCTGAACAATTTTATGATTACGAAAAAAGTCCTGAGAAAGCTGTTTACTGGTTACCACACTGTTCATCGGAATTTATCcataaaaacattacaaaaCATATGGACCATTTGAAAATCTCACTAATTAAACGACTGTGTGAAAAAAACATAATGGTACTGGAAACTTTCGTTAATGCCTGCAGTCCCATTTCTAAAAGCAAAGTCTTTGAAGCTACCGTATTTGTATTAAATTCAGATAATATTGACAAGTATTTGAATTTTGTAGAAAAACTTCAAAATTATGAATATCCAAAATTTAACAAGTCCGGCACGAATCTAATAATGAGGCTTGCACCTAAAAGAATCTTTGACAAGTTTGATAATTACTGTAACTATATTCATTTACCAACGTTTATAAAATTTCTCAAAAATAACAATATCAAAACTTTTCTCTTGGAACAAGCATCTAAGGCTGAAAAACAAAACAGAGCAGCGGGTATTTTTAACAAACATCAATTACAATGTTTCTTTGATGCCATGCccaaagaggaaagatttgatTTCATAAAACAAATTTTCATTGATAAGATTCATACACAAAAAAGTAATTTACTAACCGATTCTGAAATAAGGGCAATGAGTTACTTATACaattgtataaaaaacaaaagatgGTATAACGAACTACAGTTGTATCAATACGCTCCTTTTGATGTTGCTTTTTCTCATATTAAGAACCTTATCAATCAAGAAACACAAAGTTCAGATAAGAAAAACATGTTTTCAATTCTTGTATTAACTGCTAAACATAATGATCAGAATGTAAAtagtttgttacaatattttcgagaaaaacatttaaatgatcAATTTGATCTGAGGTACCAATTTGCAAAAGATATAATCAGTCAAACAAATTTCCATAAATTGGACCAAAGCATATGGAATGTTCTAGAAGATATAATGATGCCAGATATTGTTGATGCAGATAAGAGTATCCAGGTATTTATAGAGTCTACAATTATATTTAAGGTACTTCATTCCCAAAAAGTACTAGAGATAATTGAAAGAAAATTTCAATTTAACTCATTGAATACCTATAAAAATAGATTGAACAAAGaagatgaaattttaatttttaattatttatacgactacataaaaacaaaattactgGAAAGTCGCGACTTTAAAACTGAACAACAATTTGATGATACTCTTAAAATACTAGATTCGGTATTAACTTTGTTAAATGATTGGAACAAAGATCTACGAGAATATCCATTAATTATCAGCACAATTAAGGACCTTTTAAAAGCTAAGAAACAAAATTCATGGAAGAAAGATTTATctattttgtacaataaaaacaaatcgTGGAAGAAATGGCTCTTTGAAGAGTCATTTGAGCTATGcccctgtcagtctgtttttgTGAATGCTGTCAAGCATGACCCAACCATGTTTGAACGATATAAATCAGAAGCAGAAGAACTTTGCTTGAAAGAAAAGGAAAATGTTATTCAGTTcttaaaaaagattaaaatttaTTGGTCACAATCGCTTACTAAGACTTGgactaatgtttttattaataagctCAATAATTTGAACAATCAAAAGGCATCCTCTCGTGGAGTGTGTATTTTGTTTCCCAGAAATGATCTATTagccattttgaataaatatgcGCCCGAGAATCCTAAAATAGATTACGGCAATATCAacgaattaaatttaaatttacaaaGATGTTTTGCGACAAATATGCACATTGCTAGACCTCAACCGCCTCCTGAAATCATTTTATTATATGCTAAGGGAGATTACTTGAAATGTTCTTTGCCATCATTACTGTCTATTTACCATAACTTAAGCGGAGCAAAAAGTGCAAGATATATTTCAGAACTATTGAATGCACAAGTTTCTTTACAAAAGCATGCTATAcgtttttcatttataaaaatgaaaaccCACGAGATACCTGCTCTCTATGAAAACGTGTGGAAAACTTCCAAAAATACTACAATTAGAAGCGTTTTGTTCAAAACTGTTCACGATCTCGTGTGTAAGGaaaaagatcccgtaggaataGACACATTATGgaatttattgaaaatgtttatagataatttaactttcaatgaaaataaaaatgtatatgaTACATTATTAAAGGTCAGTGATACTCCTATAGCCATCAGAGCTGATTTCTTTGTAAAGAGCTATACATTTTTGAAAAGTTTACAAACTTCTAAAATTGAATATGAAACATATAATTCCAGTCTCAAATATACATTGTTTCCATATGCTCGTGATATAATGGACACACTACCACCATCTTTTGTAGAAAGTATACTACTAGATTTTATTAATGAAGATTtcattaaagaaagtggaagctTTTATACCATGAGGGCAAGTATACTCGTAATAACCTCCTATCTGTTAACAGCAAAAGATGAAAGTACCCAAATGAAGAAGTACGAAGAAATATTCATCCCTATTGTGAAGCACTGTACTACTTCatttaaagaaaacaaaaatagaGATCATTGTatcaaaaatcttgaaatcttACTGGACAAACTGTGTGAAGACCTGCAGATATATTTCTTTGAGAAGAAAATGATTCTgccaataaaaatgttttcagcTATAAAAGATGAtctggaaaaaatattttccgaAACAGAAAATTATCTGATGTTAACAAAATGGACACTGGCTTTAGCATTTGCTAAGAGTTTAAATGGACATCAGGGTAATGATTGGTCTAGCCTATGTCTTGCAGCAGCGCCTCAGTTTGGTAAAGACTGTTATCAAATTTTATATGAacatagcaaaaaatattttcctcgCATTTACATTTTGTTCGCGCGTGCTCTggaaagtattttaaatttgttCATTCAAAATATCAGAGATGCCTCTCGATTGAAAATATATGAATGTTTAATTCACGACAAAGATTTCGTGTTAGGTTATTTAGCTGCTTTACAGCTTTATCCCAAAAATTCTTCAGATGATGAAGAATGTAATAAACAAGTTGAAAAATTGCGTCAAGTTATATTTGAACATCCATCAGTAGAAGTTAAAATGCATTGTCATAGTATTATTCTGGAAACATAG